One part of the Rhodococcus oxybenzonivorans genome encodes these proteins:
- a CDS encoding enoyl-CoA hydratase-related protein yields the protein MKDLQFLQWKTDQKVGTVWLTRPPVNAVTREMYAEIKWFFTHTEEYLPEARAIVLTGAGKHFCGGNDLTEFQTMTPENAAERMLAVREAFWSIYDCALPVIAAVHGVAVGTGLALAASCDLVVAAKGATFTLPEVNVGVMGGAKHASRLVPQQLVRYLHLTGEPLSAEELAQQGGVLKVVEPDQLLDVAYDVAAKMVRHSPVTLRFAKRSLNAIEYQDLKGGYEFEQGLSGELSAYSDAKEAVAAFFEHRAPAYTGA from the coding sequence ATGAAGGATCTGCAATTTTTGCAATGGAAGACCGATCAGAAGGTAGGCACGGTCTGGCTTACCCGCCCGCCGGTCAACGCGGTCACCCGCGAGATGTACGCAGAGATCAAGTGGTTCTTCACCCACACGGAGGAGTACCTCCCCGAGGCTCGGGCGATCGTCTTGACCGGCGCCGGCAAGCACTTCTGCGGCGGCAACGATCTCACCGAATTCCAGACGATGACGCCGGAAAACGCCGCTGAGCGCATGCTTGCGGTCCGTGAAGCGTTCTGGTCGATCTACGATTGCGCGTTGCCGGTGATCGCAGCTGTCCACGGAGTGGCCGTGGGCACCGGATTGGCCCTGGCAGCGTCGTGTGATCTGGTCGTGGCAGCCAAGGGCGCCACCTTCACGCTTCCCGAGGTCAACGTCGGTGTGATGGGCGGCGCCAAACATGCCTCACGCCTGGTACCACAGCAGTTGGTCCGCTATCTGCACCTCACCGGCGAACCGCTGTCTGCCGAGGAACTCGCGCAGCAGGGCGGCGTCTTGAAAGTCGTCGAGCCCGATCAGCTACTCGACGTAGCCTACGACGTGGCGGCCAAGATGGTCCGGCACTCGCCGGTCACGTTGCGGTTCGCCAAGCGCAGCCTCAATGCGATCGAATACCAGGACCTCAAGGGCGGATACGAGTTCGAGCAGGGTCTTTCCGGCGAGTTGTCCGCTTACTCAGACGCCAAAGAGGCCGTAGCAGCGTTCTTCGAGCATCGCGCACCGGCCTACACGGGAGCATGA
- a CDS encoding TetR/AcrR family transcriptional regulator: MAVPPVRTPCASHRGLEEEKGVVTASQTVKASTASRRRPRDRRAQILHNASELFTKYGFHAVRMEDIAEATDVTARAIYRHFANKQDLLSQVVLEDQDRLLMAAQSAESSESDVCSLEQLLTWMVEASLESLRLGPLWQREARHLTADDFERVREGTRRIGGAVRRAIEKADPSKSRFGADVRAWMAVSIITSPGHYDHSLSQRRLSPLLVSAALAAINTPECASASPESRDAPAAEAPVANERPGTSRREQIIAAAARAFRERGFGGVSLDEFGIAGPAVYRYFDSKADILSALIIRVQEWMALESSRAMHHSASDEQVIEGLVRGYVRIATEATDLLAVSVTEALNLPASAAERNRRVRQDDLAEWVKWLRISRSEVTEADALALVNAVRTALNDLVRIPHLSRHAEFPDELVACSLNALLNTPMPSARSGRRRDE; this comes from the coding sequence ATGGCTGTGCCGCCAGTCCGGACACCGTGTGCATCCCATAGGGGCCTCGAGGAGGAAAAGGGTGTCGTGACCGCATCGCAAACTGTGAAGGCGTCCACTGCCTCGCGCCGGCGACCTCGTGACCGGCGTGCGCAGATACTCCACAACGCCAGTGAATTGTTCACGAAATACGGGTTTCACGCCGTGCGGATGGAAGACATCGCTGAGGCAACCGACGTCACCGCACGGGCGATCTACCGGCACTTCGCCAACAAGCAGGATCTACTGTCGCAGGTGGTCCTCGAAGACCAGGACCGACTGCTCATGGCAGCCCAATCCGCCGAGAGTTCCGAATCCGACGTCTGCAGCTTGGAGCAGTTGTTGACGTGGATGGTCGAGGCATCACTGGAGAGCCTACGACTCGGCCCCCTATGGCAGCGAGAAGCACGGCACCTCACCGCCGATGACTTCGAGCGAGTGCGCGAGGGTACTCGTCGCATCGGAGGCGCGGTGCGAAGGGCCATTGAAAAAGCCGATCCCTCCAAGAGTAGATTCGGTGCCGACGTACGCGCGTGGATGGCGGTGAGCATCATTACCAGCCCAGGGCACTACGACCATTCGCTGTCACAGCGTCGCCTCTCCCCACTGCTGGTGTCTGCTGCGTTGGCAGCCATCAATACCCCTGAATGCGCGTCAGCGTCACCCGAGTCGCGCGATGCGCCTGCGGCGGAGGCTCCAGTCGCAAATGAACGGCCAGGTACATCACGTCGCGAACAGATCATCGCAGCAGCTGCGCGCGCGTTCCGGGAGCGCGGTTTCGGTGGAGTCAGCCTCGACGAGTTCGGCATCGCAGGCCCTGCCGTCTACAGGTACTTCGACAGCAAGGCAGACATCCTCTCCGCCTTGATCATTCGAGTGCAGGAATGGATGGCCCTGGAGAGCTCCAGGGCCATGCATCACAGCGCCTCGGATGAACAGGTCATCGAAGGCCTCGTGAGAGGTTATGTGCGTATCGCAACCGAAGCAACGGATCTGCTCGCCGTTTCGGTTACCGAAGCCCTCAACCTCCCCGCTAGTGCTGCCGAGCGTAATCGGCGAGTCCGCCAGGACGACCTCGCCGAATGGGTCAAATGGCTACGAATCTCGCGTTCAGAAGTCACCGAGGCCGACGCACTCGCGCTGGTGAATGCGGTTCGCACGGCACTCAACGATCTTGTCCGTATTCCGCACCTTTCACGACACGCCGAGTTCCCCGACGAGCTTGTTGCGTGCTCGCTGAATGCTCTTCTGAATACCCCGATGCCATCGGCACGATCGGGTCGGCGGCGTGATGAATAA
- a CDS encoding SRPBCC family protein → MKYTVSIEIALPLETVVQLLADSAHLPKWLRGLVLHEPLSGVHGQVGTRSRVVMQMGKHKFEGTETITRREPADLRGIPKGSVVHFDREIVGEGMWSAVRDRLTEAGPETTLWVSESEYRFSGLLMRLVGLLMPGSFRKQSLQHMQDFKAFAEQGKDVREAKD, encoded by the coding sequence ATGAAGTACACCGTCTCGATCGAGATCGCCCTGCCTCTGGAGACAGTGGTACAGCTGCTCGCCGACTCGGCACACCTGCCGAAGTGGCTGCGGGGTCTGGTGCTGCACGAGCCGCTGAGTGGGGTGCACGGGCAAGTCGGTACCAGATCGCGAGTCGTGATGCAGATGGGGAAGCACAAGTTCGAGGGCACCGAGACCATCACGCGTCGGGAACCGGCAGACCTGCGCGGGATCCCGAAAGGGAGCGTCGTTCACTTCGACCGCGAGATCGTCGGCGAGGGCATGTGGAGTGCCGTGCGCGACCGGCTGACCGAAGCGGGTCCGGAGACGACGCTCTGGGTGAGCGAGAGCGAATACCGGTTCAGCGGCTTGCTGATGCGCCTGGTGGGGCTGCTGATGCCGGGCTCCTTCCGCAAGCAGTCGCTACAGCACATGCAGGACTTCAAGGCGTTCGCCGAGCAGGGAAAGGACGTCCGCGAAGCCAAGGACTGA
- a CDS encoding pentapeptide repeat-containing protein: MTAAPAPQRRQDLRADCGSCFALCCTAFGFSRSVDFAEDKPAGAPCRHLGSEFSCTVHAGLRSRGFRGCTVFDCFGAGQAVSQRLFSGISWRERPDLQQRMFAAFKVMKQLHEMLWYLLEAQARTYDPDAAHEARDLASVITALTRGGLPELLTVDMDALHSDVRAVLVDTSEEVRASYFAENGRLDKGLGPGADLVGKNLRARRLCGADLRGACLIAADLRESDLTAVDLLGADLRDARLEGADLSAALYVTQPQINAARGSGKTRLPTGISAPEHWHSR; this comes from the coding sequence ATGACCGCCGCTCCTGCGCCTCAGCGTCGTCAGGATCTGCGCGCCGACTGCGGAAGCTGTTTCGCTTTGTGCTGCACTGCGTTCGGGTTCTCCCGATCGGTCGATTTCGCCGAGGACAAGCCAGCCGGCGCACCATGCCGGCACCTCGGTTCGGAGTTCTCCTGCACTGTCCACGCGGGACTCCGCTCACGGGGGTTCCGCGGCTGTACAGTTTTCGACTGCTTCGGCGCCGGCCAGGCCGTATCCCAGCGATTGTTCTCCGGGATCAGCTGGCGGGAGCGTCCGGATTTGCAGCAACGCATGTTTGCCGCCTTCAAGGTCATGAAGCAACTGCACGAGATGCTGTGGTATCTGCTCGAGGCGCAGGCGCGTACCTATGACCCGGACGCTGCACATGAAGCTCGCGACCTCGCCTCAGTCATCACCGCACTGACTCGTGGCGGCCTGCCCGAACTACTCACGGTCGATATGGATGCTCTGCATTCCGATGTCAGAGCAGTCCTCGTCGACACCAGTGAGGAAGTTCGGGCTTCCTACTTCGCCGAAAATGGACGCCTGGACAAGGGCCTCGGCCCTGGGGCGGACCTTGTCGGTAAGAATTTGCGCGCCCGCAGATTGTGCGGCGCGGACCTACGCGGAGCCTGTCTGATTGCCGCAGACCTGAGGGAGAGCGACCTCACCGCGGTTGATCTGCTCGGAGCGGATCTTCGTGATGCCAGGTTGGAGGGCGCCGATTTGTCGGCCGCGTTGTACGTCACCCAACCTCAAATCAACGCCGCCCGAGGTAGCGGCAAAACGCGTTTGCCGACCGGTATTTCCGCTCCCGAACATTGGCACAGTCGGTAG
- a CDS encoding inorganic pyrophosphatase has protein sequence MPQTVLMQMSFFDALDSLVSSAEVRIDRPKGTAHPRYPAVTYPLDYGYLIGTTAADGAGVDIFRGTDSTTGITAVALTVDAMKRDVEVKILVSCSLTEIDRVAEFLTGSIRLGATIVHR, from the coding sequence ATGCCGCAGACTGTGTTGATGCAGATGTCATTCTTCGATGCCCTCGACAGTCTCGTCTCCTCGGCCGAGGTGCGGATAGATCGACCGAAAGGCACTGCTCACCCGAGGTATCCTGCCGTCACCTACCCACTGGACTATGGCTACCTGATCGGCACCACAGCAGCCGATGGCGCGGGCGTCGATATTTTCCGTGGTACGGACTCGACCACCGGCATCACCGCGGTCGCGCTCACCGTTGACGCGATGAAACGCGACGTAGAAGTGAAAATACTGGTGAGCTGCTCGCTTACCGAGATCGACCGAGTCGCCGAGTTTCTTACCGGCAGTATTCGTCTCGGTGCCACGATCGTCCACCGGTAG
- a CDS encoding NAD(P)-dependent alcohol dehydrogenase, which yields MRVHAYAAPAAGQPLVPTTIERRDVGSHDVLIEIQYAGICHSDIHTVNGDWGSQPFPVVPGHEIVGIVAEVGADVTRHKVGDRVGVGCLVNSCGQCINCRNGDEQYCTDGVVPTYAGVDRDGTTTQGGYSTHVVVDADYVLSVPKSLDPAAAAPLMCAGITTYAPLRRWGAGPGKKVAIVGLGGLGHMAVKIAHALGAEVTVLSQSLKKQEDGLRLGADAYYATSDPRTFEQLAGRFDLIINTVSAAIDLNAYLGLLAVDGSLVNVGAPAEPLSLNVMSLIGGRRNFAGSMIGGIALTQEMLDFCADHGIGSEIEVIPADRINQAYERVLASDVRYRFVIDTATLN from the coding sequence ATGCGTGTCCACGCGTACGCCGCTCCCGCCGCGGGCCAGCCGCTGGTTCCCACGACCATCGAGCGCCGCGACGTCGGCTCCCACGACGTCCTTATCGAGATTCAGTACGCCGGCATCTGTCACTCCGACATCCACACCGTCAACGGCGACTGGGGTTCGCAACCCTTCCCGGTTGTGCCCGGCCACGAAATCGTCGGCATCGTCGCCGAGGTCGGCGCCGACGTCACACGTCACAAGGTCGGTGACCGCGTCGGCGTCGGCTGCCTGGTCAACTCCTGCGGCCAGTGCATCAACTGCCGCAACGGCGACGAGCAATACTGCACCGACGGCGTGGTCCCCACCTACGCCGGCGTAGACCGTGACGGCACCACCACCCAGGGCGGCTACTCCACCCACGTCGTCGTCGATGCCGACTACGTCCTGTCCGTCCCGAAAAGCTTGGACCCGGCTGCGGCGGCTCCCCTAATGTGCGCCGGGATCACCACCTACGCCCCGCTGCGCCGCTGGGGCGCCGGTCCCGGCAAGAAGGTTGCCATCGTCGGCCTCGGCGGGCTCGGGCACATGGCCGTCAAGATCGCCCACGCCCTCGGCGCCGAGGTCACCGTGCTGTCCCAGTCGCTGAAGAAGCAGGAGGACGGACTCCGCCTCGGCGCAGACGCGTACTACGCCACCTCCGACCCCAGAACCTTCGAGCAGCTCGCCGGCCGGTTCGACCTCATCATCAACACGGTCAGCGCCGCAATCGACCTCAACGCCTACCTCGGACTCCTCGCCGTCGACGGTTCCCTGGTCAATGTCGGTGCTCCAGCCGAGCCGCTCAGCCTGAACGTGATGTCGCTGATCGGCGGCCGCCGCAACTTCGCCGGGTCGATGATCGGCGGCATCGCCCTGACCCAGGAGATGCTCGACTTCTGCGCCGACCACGGCATCGGATCCGAAATCGAAGTGATCCCCGCCGACCGGATCAACCAGGCATACGAGCGCGTCCTCGCGTCAGACGTCCGATACCGGTTCGTCATCGACACCGCCACCCTGAACTGA
- a CDS encoding MerR family transcriptional regulator, translating into MSARTTPRDYTIKDAAALTGLPASTLRYYESVGVIAPIIRGESSRHRVYDENDLGQLLAIACLAATGMSVSDMKEYVANAQLGAGAAPAQIELLTQRRQQLALEARQMALRQRYVELKIDYWRTIDAGDEAGATLLAAEASALADELKNTKKR; encoded by the coding sequence GTGAGTGCACGAACCACCCCACGCGACTACACGATCAAGGACGCGGCCGCACTGACCGGACTTCCGGCCAGCACGCTGCGTTACTACGAGTCGGTCGGTGTGATCGCGCCGATCATCCGCGGGGAGAGCAGTAGACACAGGGTCTACGACGAGAACGACTTGGGACAGCTGTTGGCAATCGCGTGCCTGGCGGCAACCGGGATGTCGGTCAGCGACATGAAAGAGTACGTCGCCAACGCACAACTCGGGGCCGGGGCCGCCCCCGCGCAGATCGAATTGCTGACCCAACGCCGGCAGCAACTCGCACTCGAGGCCCGGCAGATGGCACTCCGCCAACGCTACGTCGAACTGAAGATCGACTACTGGCGCACGATCGACGCGGGCGACGAGGCCGGTGCCACGCTCCTCGCGGCCGAGGCGAGCGCACTGGCTGACGAGCTCAAGAACACCAAGAAGCGATAG
- a CDS encoding glycosyltransferase, translating to MRVLLSTYGSRGDVEPLVGLVVQLQDLGTEVRVCAPPDEDFAQRLAGVGVSMVPVGQSARALTTAAPSSADLPRRAAELIAAQFEAVTAAAEGCDGLVATGVMPAAAGALSVAEKLGIPSVSVTFQQLTLPSPHRPPLAYPGRSFPPDVTDNRTLWELDAQSIDALFGEALDTNRASIGLPPVSHVRDYVFGDRPWLATDPILDPWRGTSDLDVVQTGAWIPPDDRPLPADLVAFLDAGTPPVYVGFGSMPMGVAKDAARVAIEAIRAQGRRALVGRGWADLALIDDLADCFAVGEVNQQALFTRVAAVVHHGGAGTTTTATRAGAPQVVVPQVVDQPYWAGRVAAMGIGAAHDGPVPTFESLSAALTAALTPQTRARAAAVAGTIRTDGAAVAATLLLGTIERPTDRS from the coding sequence ATGCGTGTGTTGTTGTCGACGTATGGGTCGCGCGGTGATGTCGAACCGTTGGTGGGACTCGTGGTGCAGTTGCAGGACCTCGGCACGGAGGTGCGGGTGTGCGCGCCGCCGGACGAGGACTTCGCGCAGCGCCTGGCTGGTGTCGGCGTATCGATGGTGCCCGTCGGGCAGTCGGCACGTGCGCTGACGACCGCGGCACCGTCTTCGGCGGACCTGCCCCGGCGCGCGGCCGAGTTGATCGCCGCTCAGTTCGAGGCGGTCACTGCTGCGGCCGAGGGATGTGACGGGTTGGTCGCGACCGGTGTGATGCCTGCGGCGGCCGGTGCGTTGTCGGTGGCCGAGAAACTGGGCATTCCGTCCGTGTCCGTGACCTTTCAGCAGCTCACCTTGCCGTCACCGCATCGCCCGCCGCTGGCGTATCCGGGCCGGTCATTCCCGCCGGATGTGACGGACAACCGGACACTGTGGGAGCTGGACGCTCAGAGCATCGATGCGCTTTTCGGTGAGGCGCTCGACACCAACCGGGCGTCGATCGGCCTGCCCCCGGTAAGCCACGTTCGCGACTACGTTTTCGGCGACCGGCCGTGGCTCGCGACGGACCCGATTCTGGACCCGTGGCGAGGGACGTCAGACCTCGATGTCGTCCAGACCGGCGCGTGGATCCCGCCCGACGACCGCCCACTTCCTGCCGACTTGGTGGCATTTCTGGACGCTGGCACACCGCCGGTGTATGTGGGCTTCGGCAGCATGCCCATGGGAGTGGCGAAGGACGCCGCCAGGGTGGCCATCGAGGCGATCCGCGCGCAGGGGCGCCGCGCACTTGTCGGGCGGGGTTGGGCGGACCTCGCCCTGATCGACGACCTCGCCGACTGCTTCGCCGTCGGCGAGGTCAATCAGCAGGCACTGTTCACCCGGGTAGCCGCCGTCGTGCACCATGGCGGCGCGGGAACGACGACGACGGCCACGCGGGCAGGCGCGCCACAGGTGGTGGTACCGCAGGTGGTGGACCAACCGTACTGGGCCGGACGAGTGGCCGCTATGGGTATCGGCGCAGCGCACGACGGTCCGGTTCCGACCTTCGAGTCGCTGTCGGCAGCACTCACGGCGGCCCTGACTCCTCAAACCAGAGCACGGGCGGCCGCCGTGGCGGGCACGATCCGAACGGACGGGGCAGCGGTCGCCGCGACGCTGCTGCTCGGCACGATTGAACGACCAACGGATCGGAGCTGA